A region from the Halichondria panicea chromosome 11, odHalPani1.1, whole genome shotgun sequence genome encodes:
- the LOC135344614 gene encoding caspase-7-like isoform X2, with protein sequence MPLTEEDLSKLLDELSSVSFIWRRIGVELGVRTGILENQKGKENKDALMDMLIFALRNIEFDWEDIASALFKAEERKVARKIQEKYCPSKKIEGDDSGGPSPKKLKGQSYQYTMNIQPHGRALIINNVKYPNNPRYGSDRDKEALQKALKTLGYAVESVDDLSTADDIKTTVVEHANKDENADSFICCILAHGKEGAIQGLDGSTVKIADIARALVNSKNLCQKYLHQKPKIFFIQACQGSDLPPSSTITDCLEDVPPLDSSLQVETTDTATPSLPRDSDFFYGFATSFETRATRNNLLGSSYIQELCNVLQSYYKDEDLVTMVTRVHYQEAEKVHNLDQGPYRQQPQLVSTLRGQVKFN encoded by the exons ATGCCATTAACTGAAGAAGATTTGAGCAAACTCTTGGATGAGCTTAGTTCAGTATCTTTTATTTGGAGGCGAATTGGTGTGGAGCTGGGTGTTCGAACTGGAATTCTTGAAAACCAAAAAGGCAAAGAAAACAAAGATGCCCTAATGGACATGTTGATCTTTGCTCTTCGGAATATTGAATTTGATTGGGAAGATATTGCTAGCGCTTTGTTTAAGGCAGAGGAAAGGAAGGTAGCAAggaaaatccaagaaaaataTTGTCCTTCAAAGAAAATCGAAGGAGATGATAGTG GTGGTCCTTCCCCCAAGAAACTTAAAGGACAATCTTATCAGTATACGATGAACATCCAACCACACGGAAGAGCCCTGATCATCAATAATGTCAAATATCCAAATAATCCTAGATATGGTTCCGACAGGGACAAGGAGGCATTGCAAAAGGCTCTCAAGACGTTGGGATATGCCGTCGAGTCTGTAGATGATTTATCAACAGCAGATGATATAAAAACAACAGTTGTTGAACATGCCAACAAAGATGAAAATGCTGATAGCTTTATTTGCTGCATCCTGGCACATGGAAAAGAAGGTGCAATACAAGGACTGGATGGAAGTACAGTCAAAATAGCAGATATTGCGAGAGCTTTAGTCAATTCCAAAAATCTTTGCCAAAAGTATTTGCATCAAAAGCCCAAAATCTTTTTCATTCAAGCTTGCCAAGGAAGTGACTTACCACCATCATCAACAATTACTGATTGCTTGGAAGACGTACCACCTCTGGATTCTTCTCTTCAGGTTGAAACTACTGACACAGCCACGCCATCTCTTCCTCGTGACAGCGACTTTTTCTACGGATTTGCCACTTCTTTCGAAACCAGAGCAACAAGAAATAATCTGTTAGGCTCGTCATACATACAAGAACTTTGCAATGTTCTCCAATCGTATTACAAAGATGAAGATCTTGTGACCATGGTAACTAGGGTTCATTACCAAGAGGCAGAAAAAGTTCATAACCTTGATCAAGGGCCTTACCGACAACAGCCACAACTTGTTTCTACCCTAAGAGGTCAAGTAAAATTCAACTAG
- the LOC135344614 gene encoding caspase-7-like isoform X1, with the protein MELVYPDRQGWWERRFLITKAGFEADIGMEEYNTHTVMPLTEEDLSKLLDELSSVSFIWRRIGVELGVRTGILENQKGKENKDALMDMLIFALRNIEFDWEDIASALFKAEERKVARKIQEKYCPSKKIEGDDSGGPSPKKLKGQSYQYTMNIQPHGRALIINNVKYPNNPRYGSDRDKEALQKALKTLGYAVESVDDLSTADDIKTTVVEHANKDENADSFICCILAHGKEGAIQGLDGSTVKIADIARALVNSKNLCQKYLHQKPKIFFIQACQGSDLPPSSTITDCLEDVPPLDSSLQVETTDTATPSLPRDSDFFYGFATSFETRATRNNLLGSSYIQELCNVLQSYYKDEDLVTMVTRVHYQEAEKVHNLDQGPYRQQPQLVSTLRGQVKFN; encoded by the exons ATGCCATTAACTGAAGAAGATTTGAGCAAACTCTTGGATGAGCTTAGTTCAGTATCTTTTATTTGGAGGCGAATTGGTGTGGAGCTGGGTGTTCGAACTGGAATTCTTGAAAACCAAAAAGGCAAAGAAAACAAAGATGCCCTAATGGACATGTTGATCTTTGCTCTTCGGAATATTGAATTTGATTGGGAAGATATTGCTAGCGCTTTGTTTAAGGCAGAGGAAAGGAAGGTAGCAAggaaaatccaagaaaaataTTGTCCTTCAAAGAAAATCGAAGGAGATGATAGTG GTGGTCCTTCCCCCAAGAAACTTAAAGGACAATCTTATCAGTATACGATGAACATCCAACCACACGGAAGAGCCCTGATCATCAATAATGTCAAATATCCAAATAATCCTAGATATGGTTCCGACAGGGACAAGGAGGCATTGCAAAAGGCTCTCAAGACGTTGGGATATGCCGTCGAGTCTGTAGATGATTTATCAACAGCAGATGATATAAAAACAACAGTTGTTGAACATGCCAACAAAGATGAAAATGCTGATAGCTTTATTTGCTGCATCCTGGCACATGGAAAAGAAGGTGCAATACAAGGACTGGATGGAAGTACAGTCAAAATAGCAGATATTGCGAGAGCTTTAGTCAATTCCAAAAATCTTTGCCAAAAGTATTTGCATCAAAAGCCCAAAATCTTTTTCATTCAAGCTTGCCAAGGAAGTGACTTACCACCATCATCAACAATTACTGATTGCTTGGAAGACGTACCACCTCTGGATTCTTCTCTTCAGGTTGAAACTACTGACACAGCCACGCCATCTCTTCCTCGTGACAGCGACTTTTTCTACGGATTTGCCACTTCTTTCGAAACCAGAGCAACAAGAAATAATCTGTTAGGCTCGTCATACATACAAGAACTTTGCAATGTTCTCCAATCGTATTACAAAGATGAAGATCTTGTGACCATGGTAACTAGGGTTCATTACCAAGAGGCAGAAAAAGTTCATAACCTTGATCAAGGGCCTTACCGACAACAGCCACAACTTGTTTCTACCCTAAGAGGTCAAGTAAAATTCAACTAG